A genome region from Pueribacillus theae includes the following:
- a CDS encoding AMP-binding protein encodes MQTILKKSWPNGVPKTLTYRLGEKPLHEYLIQNAKEHPNKTAYVYYGNHITWRQLHNDTIRLAQFFKNQGVKKGDCIALFMQNCPQYLIGHYAIQMLGATVVPLNPMYKESELEYFINEAEIKAVVAGEELHSLLIGAKKNTSSLEFIITTNYADYLTQDVALPIPEELKMKKQYFENAFDLLKVIQMTEPINETEKINIWDDVGLMVFTSGTTGRPKAAMLTYGNALFKTAATTQAYQLNDEDTTLAVAPLCHIAGMVMGVNIPVYSACECVLLTRFEPEAAISAIEKYRINKMYTVAPMNVAILNDPGIEKRDLTSLELNFSTSFGIPVDEKLAESWKKLTNGCLLYETAYGLSETHTCDTFMPIDKIRFGTCGIATYDTDIRIIDVETGQDLPPGEQGEIAVKNPGVFKGYLNRPDATAETLKDGWVFTGDIGKIDEDGYVYFIGRVKEMIKCSGYSVFPEDVEALMNDHEAILQVAAAGIPDPVRGESVKAFVVLKPEYKGKITERDIIEWSKEKMAAYKYPREVEFLDSLPATSSGKVLRRLLKEK; translated from the coding sequence TTGCAGACAATCTTGAAAAAAAGCTGGCCAAATGGAGTACCAAAGACACTAACTTATCGACTTGGTGAAAAACCGCTCCATGAATATTTAATCCAAAATGCGAAAGAACATCCAAATAAAACAGCCTATGTTTATTACGGAAATCATATAACATGGCGACAGTTGCATAACGACACGATCAGACTTGCTCAATTTTTTAAAAATCAAGGTGTGAAAAAAGGCGATTGCATCGCTTTATTTATGCAAAATTGCCCGCAATATTTGATTGGACATTATGCTATACAAATGTTGGGTGCGACAGTCGTACCGTTAAATCCAATGTATAAGGAATCGGAGCTGGAATATTTTATTAATGAAGCTGAAATCAAGGCTGTTGTTGCTGGCGAGGAGTTGCACAGCTTATTAATTGGAGCGAAAAAGAACACCTCATCATTGGAATTTATTATTACAACGAATTATGCTGACTATTTGACTCAGGATGTCGCGTTGCCAATTCCAGAAGAATTAAAAATGAAGAAACAGTATTTTGAAAACGCTTTCGACTTGTTGAAAGTAATTCAAATGACTGAACCAATCAATGAAACAGAAAAAATTAATATTTGGGATGATGTTGGCTTAATGGTATTCACTTCAGGCACAACAGGGAGGCCAAAAGCCGCTATGCTTACGTATGGGAACGCGCTGTTTAAAACGGCTGCAACCACTCAAGCCTATCAGTTGAATGATGAAGATACAACATTGGCTGTGGCTCCTCTTTGCCACATAGCGGGAATGGTAATGGGCGTTAATATTCCTGTTTACAGTGCATGCGAATGTGTGCTGCTAACAAGGTTTGAGCCTGAAGCGGCAATTTCTGCTATTGAAAAATACCGAATCAACAAAATGTATACCGTTGCACCGATGAATGTAGCGATATTGAATGATCCTGGTATTGAAAAGCGTGATTTAACATCGCTTGAATTAAATTTCTCAACAAGTTTTGGCATTCCAGTTGATGAGAAACTGGCCGAGAGCTGGAAAAAGTTGACTAACGGCTGTCTTCTTTACGAAACAGCATACGGACTGAGCGAAACCCATACGTGCGATACATTTATGCCGATCGATAAAATCCGATTTGGAACGTGCGGCATCGCCACCTATGATACGGACATACGGATTATAGACGTAGAAACTGGACAAGATCTGCCTCCTGGGGAACAAGGAGAAATTGCCGTCAAAAATCCCGGTGTTTTTAAAGGATATTTAAATCGGCCGGACGCGACAGCAGAAACTTTAAAGGATGGCTGGGTTTTTACTGGCGACATCGGGAAAATTGATGAAGATGGATATGTCTATTTTATTGGACGCGTGAAAGAAATGATAAAATGCTCAGGCTATAGCGTTTTTCCGGAAGATGTGGAAGCACTTATGAATGATCATGAAGCCATATTGCAAGTGGCGGCCGCGGGCATCCCTGATCCTGTGCGAGGCGAAAGCGTGAAAGCATTCGTTGTCTTAAAACCAGAATATAAAGGAAAAATTACTGAAAGAGATATTATTGAATGGTCGAAAGAAAAAATGGCTGCCTACAAATATCCGAGGGAAGTTGAATTTTTGGACAGCCTGCCTGCAACTAGCTCAGGTAAAGTACTCCGGAGATTATTGAAGGAAAAGTAG